Within the Fusarium keratoplasticum isolate Fu6.1 chromosome 1, whole genome shotgun sequence genome, the region AGAATTGCAGTAACTGCTGATTGAGTCTTGGATGTTACCAATAACGGATTGATACATGGCACTGGCAGTGTGGACGAGTATTATGCGGGGAGTGCCTTGGATGCGCCAATCTAGCTGGCCTGTCATTAGCCACGCTTGCATGAGGTGTTTCATGACACacaactccatcatgactTCTTCCGCTGCTCCATAACCCGCAACACATCGGCGGCACTGTTGGCATCGCCCTTTCGCTTCTTCGGTCCCCGTTTTCGCTTTGATGATCCGCCTCGAGCTTTACCCtcaccgtcgtcatcctcctcgccccaGTTCGAGAGCTTGACCCGGCTATCGTCAAagtcctcctcatcagcgaAGCGACTGGTACCAAAGCCCATGTCAAGATCCTCATCGTCGCGATCTGCCatctggaggagcttctttcGCCGTTCATCCATCGCCTTGGCCCGCGCATCTTCATCCTggtcctcctcatcggaaTCCGCATcgcccttgtccttcttgataGGGTTGATAGCAGCTGCACGCTTGatggctgccatgatggctgggTCCGACATTGACGGCGCTTTGCTCTGTTCTTCAGATACAAGGCCAGTCTTGGCGCCCTGAAAGTAGTTCCGTGGTGCAGCTGGTGCTTGAGGCTTCGGCGGTGGAGGCATAGAATTGCCGGTAActtcaccttcttcttcgtcttcccctcccttctttttccttGACTCTTCATCGCCTGCATCAGAGTCTGAATctgatccatccatgcctgCCAGTGGATCGTAGTCGTCACCTACTCCCTCAAAGATGTCAatgtcttcctcctcttctggtTCTACCTTTTTGCGGTATTCCTCTGGAACCTCCATTCCAAGCGGCTTTGCATCCTTGCCCGGCATCAAGAGACCAGCTCTACTGGCCTCGGCTTCCTTGTCCTCCCCGGGTTGAATCTTGCGGACCTTACGCTTCTCGTGTCCGTCCTCGTCCACGATGATCAAGACCTCTCTCCCTTTGCTGTCTCGTTCTATTCGTGACCCGGCCTTCTGCTTGGCTCCAATCTTTTTGAACCTGTCTCCCAGGGCATTTTCCTGCTgcgccttggctgcctctcTTGATGCCTTCAGCTCGGCCAGAATTTGATCTCGTGTTCGCTTCTTCCCAGGCGCAAGCGATACTGTCGATAATtgtcccttcttcttttcggTCTTCTCTTTGGCGACAGCTTGAACCTCCTGCCCTTCAAGTTGATCGAATTCATCGTCGACGTCCAGCTCAGGCTCGGCTTGTTGCTCCGATTCTTCCTTTTTCTCCCCGTAAATATCGTCTCCGCGCCGAATCTTCTCCAATAGTTTAAAGTCGAGGCCCTTCACCAGATGGGTGCTCCCTAGATCTCCACCCGCAATCTCGAATCGTCGCTTTTCGAAGGTTTCTTGGTCAATTTCCTCATCTTTTAACTGCTTTTCAAGCTCCTTAAGTTTCTCGGCGCGATCATCTtctgcatcttcatcgcGTTCTTTCGCTCGATCGACGTATCCAGAGGCGAGTTTGACGCCCTTGGGATCATATGACTTGAATTTCTTCTGAGGTCGCGTCGCATGGTTTCGCTCGGCGAGCTGTCGCGCAAAGTCGGCTTGGGCACCCCCTACAGAGCGTCTATCATTATCACGTCAGCAAGCAGCTAGGGACAAAATCGGGGCCACTCACGGTGTCATTGGGATACTCGATCGTTGGCGCGAACCCAGCGTACTCCCACCAGGGGTAGATAATGAGGCTGCAGAGGCGCCATCTTTGCTAGCAGAACTCTTTTTCGAGTTTGCGTGAATAAGCTTCCGGAACTGTTCGTTATTCATAGCAGCGAAAGGAAAACGAGAGAGTGCTAAAAACAAAAGAGGTTGGGTTGACAGCAGCAAGGTGGTGAATGGAAATCGATGTTCAGCCTTGCGACCTGTGGCTGACATGTGTGGCGCAGTAGACAAGTCACGGGTTGTCGTGTTCAAAGGCGCGTCCACGTGCTCCACTTTACGCGGTCAACATCACTCACGCATCCGCTCTCCATGAAAGTGAGAGCTTCACCAACCTCCATCACGAACACGCGCTCATCAAGAAACGGTTACATTATCATGGttttcaagcttctcaacaTGCCTTCATTTTGCAGGAGCTCCATGTGAAAGCAGGGAAAATCTTGAGGCAAAATATGAGCGCCACCCACGATCGAGGCGCGCATTCCTATCCACCAACATCAGCGTGAACTCAGTCGACAGGCTTTTATCACATCACGAGGTTCAAGATGGGGAGCGTTCTCGATAAAAACTCTTCTCAAGTGAGGAAGCGCATTGAATCTCACAcctttgaagatgaaggcggAGAAGAGTACGATGCCAGTTCCTTCAATGGTTTCGGCGACTACTTTAGGCGCAAGAAGATCAAACTCCAAAATCTGGATGCCGAGATGCGCGAGTCATCAGACAAGCCTCAGATCTTCAAGGGCATCGTCGCACACGTTACTGGCTACACTCAACCACCTTTGCATGTGTAAGTGATGGGCCGTAACTCCTATTCTGAGTGGAGCTCACAGAACATAGCCTTCATCGCGAGATTGTGCAGCATGGCGGTGGATTTCTCCAATACTTGGACTCCAAGACCATGGCCACTCACATCATTGCCTCAACACTGCCCCCCAAAAAGTCTGTTGACTTTAGTCGATATCGGATTGTCAAGCCCACATGGATCATGGAGTCAATCGAGGCCGGACAGCTCCTCCCTTGGTCCAATTATCGTGTCTTGGACGAAGGACCCAGGCAAAAGGTGCTCAAATTCGACAGCAGTGGCGGTCTCACACAATCAACTCCCCGTCCAAAGCAGGGCTACCGAGAACAGACGGACGGCAGCTTTTACACCAGCC harbors:
- a CDS encoding RED-N domain-containing protein, producing the protein MNNEQFRKLIHANSKKSSASKDGASAASLSTPGGSTLGSRQRSSIPMTPRSVGGAQADFARQLAERNHATRPQKKFKSYDPKGVKLASGYVDRAKERDEDAEDDRAEKLKELEKQLKDEEIDQETFEKRRFEIAGGDLGSTHLVKGLDFKLLEKIRRGDDIYGEKKEESEQQAEPELDVDDEFDQLEGQEVQAVAKEKTEKKKGQLSTVSLAPGKKRTRDQILAELKASREAAKAQQENALGDRFKKIGAKQKAGSRIERDSKGREVLIIVDEDGHEKRKVRKIQPGEDKEAEASRAGLLMPGKDAKPLGMEVPEEYRKKVEPEEEEDIDIFEGVGDDYDPLAGMDGSDSDSDAGDEESRKKKGGEDEEEGEVTGNSMPPPPKPQAPAAPRNYFQGAKTGLVSEEQSKAPSMSDPAIMAAIKRAAAINPIKKDKGDADSDEEDQDEDARAKAMDERRKKLLQMADRDDEDLDMGFGTSRFADEEDFDDSRVKLSNWGEEDDDGEGKARGGSSKRKRGPKKRKGDANSAADVLRVMEQRKKS